A window of Rhodococcus sp. SGAir0479 contains these coding sequences:
- the ftsX gene encoding permease-like cell division protein FtsX, whose protein sequence is MRASFIFSEVLTGLRRNITMTIAMILTTAISLGLFGGGLLIVQMADKTQQIFLDRVEVQLFLTEDVSASDPDCRQDICRGIRSDLENTDAVVSVQYLNRDDAVADATDRVFKDNPELASLVSSESFPASFKVKLSDPEQFGVINAEFGARPGIDSILNQRELVDRLFSVLGGIRNAAFAIAIVQAIAAIFLIANMVQVAALTRRTEVGIMRLVGATRWYTQLPFLLEAVVAALIGAVLAIVGLFSAKSLFIDRVLADIYDANIVARISDSDVLLVTPFIAIVGAGMAAVTSYIALRLYVRD, encoded by the coding sequence ATGCGCGCCAGCTTCATCTTCAGCGAGGTCCTGACCGGCCTGCGCCGCAACATCACGATGACCATCGCGATGATCCTCACCACCGCAATCTCGCTGGGACTGTTCGGCGGCGGTCTGTTGATCGTGCAGATGGCCGACAAGACCCAGCAGATCTTCCTGGACCGCGTCGAGGTGCAGTTGTTCCTCACGGAGGACGTCTCGGCGTCCGATCCGGACTGCCGGCAGGACATCTGCCGCGGCATCCGCAGCGACCTGGAGAACACCGACGCGGTCGTCTCGGTGCAGTACCTCAACCGGGACGACGCCGTCGCCGACGCCACCGACCGGGTGTTCAAGGACAACCCGGAGCTGGCCTCGCTCGTGAGCTCGGAGAGCTTTCCGGCGTCGTTCAAGGTCAAGTTGAGCGATCCCGAGCAGTTCGGGGTGATCAACGCCGAGTTCGGCGCCCGCCCCGGTATCGACAGCATCCTCAATCAGCGCGAACTGGTCGACCGATTGTTCAGCGTGCTCGGCGGCATCCGGAACGCGGCGTTCGCGATCGCGATCGTCCAGGCGATCGCCGCGATCTTCCTGATCGCCAACATGGTTCAGGTCGCCGCGCTCACCCGGCGCACCGAGGTCGGCATCATGCGGCTGGTCGGTGCCACCCGGTGGTACACCCAGCTGCCGTTCCTGCTCGAGGCGGTGGTCGCGGCGCTCATCGGCGCGGTCCTCGCCATCGTCGGACTCTTCAGCGCCAAGAGTCTGTTCATCGACAGGGTGCTCGCCGACATCTACGACGCGAACATCGTCGCGCGGATCTCCGACAGCGACGTGCTGTTGGTGACACCGTTCATCGCGATCGTGGGTGCCGGCATGGCGGCCGTCACCTCCTACATCGCCCTGCGCCTGTACGTGCGCGACTGA
- the ftsE gene encoding cell division ATP-binding protein FtsE has protein sequence MISVKDVSKFYKASTRPALDKVSVEIDKGEFVFLIGPSGSGKSTFMQLLLKEETPTSGDIHVADFHVNKLSGRKVPKLRQSVGYVFQDFRLLPNKTVSQNVAFALEVIGKPRSVIARTVPEVLELVGLSGKADRMPNELSGGEQQRVAIARAFVNRPLVLLADEPTGNLDPDTSADIMLLLERINRTGTTVLMATHDHHIVDSMRRRVVELDLGRVVRDEARGVYAVGR, from the coding sequence GTGATCAGCGTCAAGGATGTCTCCAAGTTCTACAAGGCCTCCACCAGGCCCGCCCTGGACAAGGTGAGCGTCGAGATCGACAAGGGGGAGTTCGTCTTCCTGATCGGGCCGTCCGGCTCGGGCAAGAGCACGTTCATGCAGCTGCTCCTCAAGGAGGAGACGCCCACCTCGGGGGACATCCACGTCGCGGATTTCCACGTCAACAAGCTCTCCGGACGCAAGGTGCCCAAGCTGCGGCAGAGCGTCGGCTACGTGTTCCAGGACTTCCGGCTGCTGCCCAACAAGACGGTCTCGCAGAACGTCGCGTTCGCGCTCGAGGTGATCGGCAAGCCCCGATCGGTCATCGCGCGCACGGTCCCCGAGGTTCTCGAACTGGTGGGCCTGTCGGGCAAGGCCGACCGCATGCCCAACGAGCTGTCGGGCGGTGAGCAGCAGCGGGTGGCGATCGCGCGGGCGTTCGTGAACCGGCCGCTGGTGCTGCTCGCGGACGAGCCGACCGGCAACCTGGACCCGGACACCAGCGCCGACATCATGCTGCTGCTCGAGCGGATCAATCGCACGGGCACCACCGTGCTGATGGCCACGCACGACCACCACATCGTCGACTCGATGCGCCGCCGCGTCGTCGAACTCGACCTCGGACGGGTGGTGCGCGACGAAGCGAGAGGCGTGTACGCCGTCGGCCGCTGA
- a CDS encoding mechanosensitive ion channel family protein, translating to MQTTYLALTFTPYDRLQEWLKVTGLPIALSILGALILARFVNWAGGRITQRIDDTYQQGDALVRSEATKHRHSVAQVITWVVITIIYVITAMKVLNLLGLPIGSLVAPATVLGAALGFGAQRVVQDILAGFFIITERQYGFGDTVQIAITGSSTDAEGVIEDVTLRVTRMRNADGEVITVPNGQIVKAVNLSKDWARAVVDVPIPATADINHVNDILHRVGVDAYEDKALRPLLLDTPSVMGVESLAVDQVSIRMVARTLPGKQFQVGRALRVRVVTALRRAGITVSAELETDAVGGEIE from the coding sequence ATGCAGACCACATATCTTGCCCTGACATTCACCCCGTACGACCGACTGCAGGAGTGGCTGAAGGTCACCGGCCTTCCCATCGCGCTGTCGATCCTCGGTGCGCTGATCCTGGCCCGGTTCGTGAACTGGGCCGGCGGTCGGATCACCCAGCGGATCGACGACACGTACCAGCAGGGCGACGCGTTGGTCCGGTCCGAGGCGACCAAGCACCGGCACTCGGTGGCGCAGGTCATCACGTGGGTGGTCATCACGATCATCTACGTCATCACCGCGATGAAGGTGCTCAACCTGCTGGGACTGCCGATCGGCAGCCTCGTGGCCCCCGCCACGGTGCTGGGCGCGGCGCTCGGCTTCGGTGCGCAGCGCGTGGTGCAGGACATCCTCGCCGGCTTCTTCATCATCACCGAACGTCAGTACGGGTTCGGTGACACCGTCCAGATCGCCATCACCGGATCGTCCACGGACGCGGAGGGTGTGATCGAGGACGTGACGCTGCGGGTGACCCGGATGCGCAACGCGGACGGTGAGGTCATCACGGTGCCCAACGGTCAGATCGTCAAGGCCGTCAACCTCTCCAAGGACTGGGCACGTGCGGTGGTGGACGTGCCGATCCCGGCGACCGCCGACATCAACCACGTCAACGACATCCTCCATCGCGTCGGCGTGGACGCGTACGAGGACAAGGCGCTGCGTCCGCTGCTGCTGGACACGCCGTCCGTGATGGGCGTCGAGAGCCTCGCGGTGGATCAGGTGAGTATCCGCATGGTCGCGCGGACGCTGCCGGGCAAACAGTTCCAGGTGGGTCGAGCGCTGCGGGTCCGTGTCGTGACGGCGCTGCGCCGCGCCGGGATCACCGTCTCGGCCGAACTCGAGACCGACGCGGTGGGCGGTGAGATCGAATGA
- the prfB gene encoding peptide chain release factor 2, which produces MHPDVSADLAELDTTLTTVEKVLDVEELRRRIDELEHQASDPDLWNDQEHAQKVTSQLSHAQAELRRVEELRSRLDDMAVLYELAEEEGPEAVADVHTERAQLRTDIEAMEVKTMLSGEYDQRDALVNIRAGAGGVDAADWAEMLMRMYIRWAEKRGYGVEVYDTSYAEEAGIKSATFAVKAPYSYGTLSIEMGTHRLVRISPFDNQGRRQTSFAEVEVLPVVETTDHIDIDENDVRVDVYRSSGPGGQSVNTTDSAVRLTHVPTGIVVTCQNEKSQLQNKVSAMRVLQAKLLERKRQEERAEMDALKGDGGSSWGNQMRSYVLHPYQMVKDLRTEYEVNNPSAVLDGEIDGFIEAGIRWRMSEAQAQA; this is translated from the coding sequence GTGCATCCTGATGTTTCCGCTGACCTCGCCGAGCTCGACACCACTCTGACCACGGTCGAGAAGGTCCTCGATGTCGAGGAACTGCGCCGCCGCATCGACGAACTCGAGCACCAGGCGTCCGACCCGGACCTGTGGAACGACCAGGAACACGCGCAGAAGGTCACCAGCCAGCTGTCGCACGCCCAGGCCGAGCTGCGCCGGGTCGAGGAGCTGCGCTCGCGGCTCGACGACATGGCCGTGCTGTACGAGCTCGCCGAGGAGGAGGGTCCGGAGGCCGTCGCGGACGTCCACACCGAGCGGGCGCAGCTGCGCACCGACATCGAGGCGATGGAAGTCAAGACGATGCTCTCGGGCGAGTACGACCAGCGTGACGCGCTCGTCAACATCCGCGCGGGTGCCGGCGGCGTCGACGCCGCCGACTGGGCCGAGATGCTCATGCGCATGTACATCCGTTGGGCCGAGAAGCGCGGCTACGGCGTCGAGGTGTACGACACGTCGTACGCGGAAGAGGCCGGGATCAAGAGCGCCACATTCGCGGTCAAGGCGCCCTACAGCTACGGCACCCTGTCGATCGAGATGGGCACCCACCGCCTCGTGCGGATCAGCCCCTTCGACAACCAGGGTCGCCGGCAGACGTCGTTCGCCGAGGTCGAGGTGCTGCCCGTGGTGGAGACCACCGACCACATCGACATCGACGAGAACGACGTCCGCGTCGACGTCTACCGCTCGTCCGGCCCCGGCGGCCAGTCGGTCAACACCACCGACTCGGCGGTCCGGCTGACGCACGTCCCGACCGGCATCGTCGTGACGTGTCAGAACGAGAAGTCGCAGCTGCAGAACAAGGTGTCCGCGATGCGGGTCCTGCAGGCCAAGCTGCTCGAGCGCAAGCGCCAGGAGGAGCGTGCCGAGATGGACGCGCTCAAGGGCGACGGTGGCAGCTCGTGGGGCAACCAGATGCGCTCGTACGTGCTGCACCCGTACCAGATGGTCAAGGACCTGCGCACCGAGTACGAGGTCAACAACCCGTCGGCCGTGCTCGACGGTGAGATCGACGGATTCATCGAGGCCGGCATTCGCTGGCGGATGAGCGAAGCCCAAGCCCAAGCCTAG
- the hisN gene encoding histidinol-phosphatase — translation MTDLELALRLADEADSITRARFGALDLKVDSKPDLTPVSDADLAVERALRAVLGVERPADAVLGEEFGGDATFEGRQWVIDPIDGTKNFVRGVPVWASLIALLEDGVPVAGVVSAPALHRRWWASAGAGAWASFDGGAPRPLSVSGVRDLASASLAFSSLSGWKERGIRDRFVDLTDDVWRIRGYGDFFSYCLLAEGALEIAAEPEVSLWDLAPLDLLVREAGGRFTNLDGVDGPHGGSAVATNGLLHDEVLARLR, via the coding sequence GTGACCGACCTCGAACTCGCCCTGCGCCTGGCCGACGAAGCCGACTCCATCACCCGCGCCCGCTTCGGCGCGCTGGATCTGAAGGTCGATTCGAAGCCCGATCTGACGCCGGTCTCCGACGCCGACCTGGCCGTCGAGCGCGCGCTGCGGGCGGTGCTGGGAGTCGAGCGTCCGGCCGACGCGGTGCTGGGTGAGGAGTTCGGCGGCGACGCGACGTTCGAGGGACGGCAGTGGGTGATCGACCCCATCGACGGCACCAAGAACTTCGTCCGCGGCGTCCCGGTGTGGGCCAGCCTGATCGCGCTGCTCGAGGACGGCGTGCCCGTCGCCGGTGTGGTGAGCGCCCCCGCCCTGCACCGGCGCTGGTGGGCGTCGGCCGGTGCGGGCGCGTGGGCGTCTTTCGACGGCGGCGCGCCGCGTCCACTGTCCGTGTCGGGGGTCCGGGACCTGGCCTCGGCGAGCCTGGCGTTCTCGTCGCTGTCCGGCTGGAAGGAGCGGGGCATCCGCGACCGGTTCGTCGACCTCACCGACGACGTGTGGCGCATCCGCGGCTACGGCGACTTCTTCTCCTACTGCCTGCTCGCCGAGGGCGCCCTCGAGATCGCCGCCGAGCCCGAGGTGTCGCTGTGGGACCTGGCACCGCTGGACCTGCTGGTCCGCGAGGCAGGCGGACGCTTCACCAACCTCGACGGCGTCGACGGCCCGCACGGCGGGAGCGCCGTCGCCACCAACGGTCTGCTGCACGACGAGGTCCTCGCCCGGCTCCGCTGA